One window of the Anomaloglossus baeobatrachus isolate aAnoBae1 chromosome 12, aAnoBae1.hap1, whole genome shotgun sequence genome contains the following:
- the LOC142257583 gene encoding olfactory receptor 5V1-like: MEQLNQTTSRRFILLGLSTDPQLRVIFFIVYLIMYLMTISGNLLLIIVVSTNPTLHSPMFFFLTNLSFIDICFSTSIVPVLLMNTLAQDRSISLVGCAAQMYVSLGLGASESIILASMAYDRFAAICRPLHYNTIMSRTLCFSLAALSWSVGFINSFIQVYLTFQLPFCKSLDTNHYFCEVPAFIQMSCGDTFFNELSIYIGGGVIAGSAFYLILISYVHIISKILKIISTHGRQKTFSTCASHLTVVTLFFGTVMFMYLRPHSKKNTQYSIETDKVVPILYTTETPMLNPFIYSMRNKDVKNSVINQLKRKQCCLQC, translated from the coding sequence ATGGAACAATTGAACCAAACCACATCCCGAAGGTTCATCCTACTTGGATTGTCCACTGACCCTCAACTACGAGTCATCTTTTTCATTGTCTATTTGATCATGTATTTAATGACTATATCAGGAAACCTTCTTCTAATCATCGTAGTGAGCACCAATCCAACTCTACACAGTCCCATGTTCTTCTTTCTGACCAACCTTTCCTTCATTGATATTTGCTTCTCCACCTCTATTGTTCCTGTACTATTAATGAACACCTTAGCGCAAGACAGAAGTATTTCCTTAGTCGGttgtgcggcacagatgtacgtctcCTTAGGTTTGGGGGCTTCAGAAAGCATAATACTTGCCTCCATGGCCTATGATAGGTTTGCTGCTATTTGTAGACCATTGCATTATAACACCATAATGAGCAGGACATTGTGTTTTTCCTTAGCTGCATTGTCATGGAGTGTCGGATTCATTAACTCTTTCATACAGGTGTACCTAACATTCCAACTCCCATTCTGCAAGTCTCTTGACACCAATCACTACTTTTGTGAGGTTCCAGCCTTTATACAAATGTCTTGTGGAGACACCTTTTTCAATGAGCTATCTATATATATTGGAGGAGGAGTTATTGCCGGGAGTGCCTTCTACTTGATTCTGATctcatatgtccatattatttccaAGATCCTGAAAATTATTTCAACACATGGAAGACAGAAAACCTTCTCCACCTGCGCCTCCCACCTCACTGTTGTCACCCTCTTCTTTGGCACCGTTATGTTCATGTATTTACGACCCCACTCAAAAAAAAATACTCAATACTCTATTGAAACTGACAAAGTAGTGCCCATTCTGTACACGACAGAAACGCCAATGTTGAACCCTTTTATATATAGCATGAGGAACAAGGACGTGAAAAACTCAGTAATCAATCAATTGAAAAGGAAGCAATGTTGCTTACAATGTTAA